The genomic DNA CGATTCGAGCGTGTTATCCGTGGTGGTGACCCATTTGCTGGGGATTGGCGTTGACGTCTCCAGGATCGTCGACCTGTGTCGTCAGCGAGGCATTTTTGTCGTGGAAGATGTGGCGCAGGCTTTTGGTGGTGAATGCAATGGAGTGCCGTTCGGGGCGATGGGTGACGTCTCGTTCCTGAGTTTTGGGAGAGGGAAGAATATAACGTGCGGTTCGGGGGGCGCCATTCTTACGAATGATGATCGGATTGGTAAAGCCTTGGCGCGTGAATATGCGCAGCTTCCCGAGGTCTCGCTGGTGGACATGCTCAGGAATTGGCTCGAGGTGGCACTCACGAAGGTCTTGATTAACCCGTCCCTCTATTGGCTGCCGGTTGGGCTTCCGTTTTTAAAGTTGGGAGAGACAAAGTTCTACACGGATTTTCCAGTCGCTCGTCTGGATCCGATACGTGCCGGCTTGTTGCGTCGTTGGAAACGGCGGCTCGCCAATTCGACCGCAAGTCGGGTAGGGCATTCAGAGCAGATGCTCCGATCGCTGGCGCTCTCGAAGGTGCAGACTATCAAGCCGTCAGGACGAGCACAGTCAGTGTATCTGCGACTACCTGTGTTGATGCGATCGAAGCAGGAAAAAGACGCGGTCTGTCGGACCTCCGCCGATCAGGGGCTGGGAATCAGTCCCCTGTACCCGTCATCCCTTCAGTACATCGCTGAACTCCGTGACACGCTCTCATCTCAGAATGTGCCGCAGTCGACTATGATCGCTGAGCGGCTTGTTACGCTCCCAACCCATGAATTGGTGTCTGACTCCGACCTCGTTCGAATTTGCAGTGTTATTCAAGCGGCTCAGCGGGTTGATGGCGCAGCGACGATTCGGCGGCCTGATATTCCGAACGGGCAGCGTCATGCCCCTGAGCTGCCTCGAAATATTTAGGTGATCGGGCGATTTTGGTTTGAGCGACGGCAGGTTGTTAAAACGGTAGAGAGCTGAATCATGTGGCTTGTGGAGTGGATATTCTGGAGTTCATTGGTTTTCATGTTCTATGCCTATGCGGGCTACTTGCTTGCTTTGGTAGTCCTATCCTGTTTCAGAAATCGACCTGTCCTGGTCGGCGATATTCAGCCGATGGTCTCGTTCGTAATCACGGCCTACAATGAAGAGGCGCGCATCACAGAGAAGATCGAGAATAGTCTTCAGCAGCAGTATCCCCGTGAGCGGCTCGAAATAGTTGTAGCCTCTGATTGCTCATCGGATCGAACCGACGACATTGTGCGATCGTATGCGCCCTCGGGTGTGCGCCTTGTGCGCGCTCAGGAACGAAGAGGGAAAGAAGCGGCCCAAAAGTTGGCGGTCAGCCAGACGAATGGAGAAATACTGGTGTTCTCGGACGTCGCGACGACTTTGCCTTCTCATGGCATTGCCAATATTGTGAAGTCGTTCAATGATCCCACGGTCGGCTGTGTCAGTAGTGTGGACCAGTTTGTAGATGCGCAGGGCAATCTCAGCGGGGAAGGCGCGTATGTCAAATATGAGATGCTGCTGCGCCGATTAGAGACCAGAGTCAATACGCTGGTGGGGCTGAGTGGGTCGTTTTTCGCTGCGCGAAGAAGCGTGTGCAGTCCCTGGGCGGATGATCTGCAAAGCGATTTTAATACATTGCTGAATTCAATGAAGGCCGGGCTACGCGGTGTGTCGGATCCGGCGAGTGTCGGCTACTATAAAAACTTGACGGATGAGAAGAAGGAGTATCAACGGAAAGTCAGAACCGTCTTAAGGGGAATCGCGGTGTTGATGCGCAGCCTACCCATGCTCAATCCGTTTCGGTACGGCATCTTTGCCTGGCAGCTGTTCAGCCACAAGTTGTGCCGATGGTTGGTACCATTTGCGATGATCGGTGCGCTGGTTTCCAATATCGTGTTGGCAATAGATTCTCTGCCGTACCGGATTCTACTGCTGGGACATATTGCGTTTTATGCTATCGCGGCGGTGTATACCACATGTGCCTGGATGCCAAAGAGCAATGTGTTTCGATTGCCTTCGTTTTTTGTTCTTGTCAACCTGTCCATTATTGATGCCTGGATGCGGTATTTTCGGGGAGACCGGGTGTTTCGCTGGGAACCGTCCAAACGTTGAGCGAGGGTGGGCAGATGGATCGGCACGGTCGCGTATGAAAACATAGTTACAGTGAGGTACTGAATGGATACGATGGTTGGAAAGAAAGAATTGCGCAACTTTGGGTTGATGGTCGGTGGTATTTTTTTTCTGATCGGCGTCTGGCCCATGATTCGTTATGGTGAGGGGATTCGTCTGTGGGCCATCGTGCCGGGGTCACTGTTAGTTCCATTGGGATTAGCCGCGCCGACCGTTCTTGCGCCTCTTTTCAAAGCGTGGATGAAAGTCGGCCACGTGATGGGATGGATCAATACCAGGATCATTTTAGGGATTCTGTATTTTGGTCTCATCACCCCTATGGGGGTGATCATGCGGATGTTTGGTTGGGACTCGATGCGAAGAGCGCTGAGCCGAGATGCCGAAAGTTATCGAGTCGTGCGGCAGGCCAGGCCACGCAACCACATGACCAGGCAATTTTAAGCAAACGGAGGGCACTATGGGCGAGTTCCTAACAGAGCTGTGGGCCTTTATGAAAGAACGGAAAAAATTCTGGCTGTTGCCGATTATTGTGATGCTCGTGCTATTGGGCAGCTTGATCGTGCTGACGCAAGGATCTGCGGTGGCTCCGTTTATCTACACGTTGTTCTAATTTCGAGGACTCAGCTGTTGAGATGAACTTCTCGGTGGGACGGTTAAAAAGATCAATTCGCGCGGCGGCAGCATGGACCTTCCACGCGTCATCAATCTACCGATGGCGACATCGCGGGAAGGTTTTTGTGCTCATGTATCACCGCGTGCTGACGAAGAGTGAAGTTGCCCGGTATCCGGTTCAGCCAGGAATGTATGTGCTTGATACTGTATTTGCTGAACAGATGTCTTTTGTAAGGCGTAATTTTACGGTGCTGTCGCTCCAGGAACTCCTGGATCTGTGGCAACGGGGCGAGTGGAGTGCCCAGGCGCGGTATTGCGTGATTACCTTCGATGACGGCTGGTTGGACAACTATCGCCATGCGTATCCAGTTTTGAAGCAGTTGCGTATGCCTGCGACGATTTTCCTTCCCACTGACTACGTAGGAAGGAACGAGTGGTTTTGGCCTGATCAGATGGCCTTCTTGTGGCAAGCGATTGCGGACCGGAAACAACGTGGTGAGGCGACAAAAGCGGTCGAGGAAGTGTTGTCCGGTTGTCTGGACGGCGACATGTCGTGTGTGATTCCGACGATGGCTGACCATCAACGGGCGGCGGACGAAATCATCGAGCGCTGTAAGCATCTCCCGATCGACCGTATTCGCAAACTGGTCCATACATTGGCCTCAGCGCTAGACGTAACCTTGCCGCTTGATCGGGTGATTGTAAACTGGGATGAGGTGCGTGAAATGTCTAGGGAAGGAGTGTCGTTCGGTTCCCACTCCTGCACGCATCGTATTATGACGACCATTACATCGGACGAGGTTTCGGAAGAGCTTCTGAGGTCACGGCAGGTTCTTGTTGATCAAGGCATCAACTATGTCCCGGTCTTCTGTTACCCGAATGGGAACAGCGACGCGTCCATTGAGGGGCTGGTGAAAGCCAGTGGGTATGAGGCAGCAGTATCCGTGCGAATGGGTCTCGAAGGAAGAGGGCCGGAAAATGGATATGCTATTCGTCGGGTAGGGATTCATAACGACATATCCGATACCATCCCGCTTTTTTCTTTCCGATTGTTCGGTCCCCAGCCCGGCTCAGCGTAAGCCAACAATGGAAATGGATATAAGGGGAATCGCTTTGGAGTGGGAATACTTGTGAAAGTATTGATTACCGACGGAAATGAGCGGGCGGCACTTGCGGTCACCAGAGCGCTCGGACGTCAAGAAGTTGAGGTGATTGTCGGAGCAGAGTCCCAACGATCCCTTGCAGGTTCTTCGCGTTATTGCCGACAGGGTATTGTCTATCCGTCTCCATATCAAGAACCCGAACGTTTTATCGGCACATTGATGGAAGCCGTGCGAACCCATCGAGTCGATGCCTTAATTCCGTTGTCCGATATTGCCATGCATGTCCTCGGACCAGAGAAGGCTCAATTCGAAAGATATACCCATTTTCCGGCCCCCAGTCCCCAGGCGTTTCAAGAAATTTCCGATAAGTATCGATTGATGCAACAGGCTATTACTGAGGGGGTAGCAATCCCCGATACCATTTTTGTTCCTGATGGTCGGGTCGAACGGGTCGTACAGGGAATTGTTGATTTTCCCGTGGTGGTGAAGCCAGGCTGTTCATTGGTGAAAGACGGCAGGCGATGGACGAAAACGAGTGTGTGTTATGCCGAGTCTCCTGAGGAGCTTCTGCGACTCTACCGCGAGAGGCCGTACTTGCAACAACCGTCATTGATTCAGCAGCGTGTGATCGGTGAAGGCCAGGGCCTGTTTGTGTTGATGCAGGAAGGGACACCATTGGGGATGTTTGCTCACCGGCGACTTCGAGAGCGACCTCCATCCGGAGGAGTGAGCGTGTTGCGCGAGAGTATTGCCTTGCCCAAAGCCATGGTTGACGCTACCCTGAAATTGTTACAGCGTGTGAAGTGGCATGGTGTGGCCATGGTAGAATTCAAAGTCGATGCCGCCACGCGGCGCCCCTTGCTGATGGAAATTAATGGGCGGTTTTGGGGATCGCTCCAGCTGGCTGTGGATGCGGGCGTCAATTTTCCCCTTCACTTACTCAATATGGCAATGGGAGTGTGCGAGACGATACCTGAAAATGGATATCGAGTCGGAGTCAAGTCCCGGTGGCTGCTGGGTGATCTGGATCAATTGGCAATGCGCATCAAGAAAAGTGATCGTGCGTTGAATCTTCCGCCCGGCGCCCCCTCCAGACTTCAAGCGCTCATGTCTTTCTGCCGGTTTTTTGAACGAAATACGTTTTATGAAGTTGAACGACTTGATGATCTCGGCCCAAGCCGGTTCGAGATCATGCGGTATCTCAAACTGGCATAGGGAGTGGTGATGCCTCAGGTTGATTCTGTTTCCATGCGGGGAGTGGCCCGTTCGATGAAAAGGGCCGTGAACGGAGCGTTAGATCACTGGCGCTATCGGAGCCTGGTACATAGCCAGGTCTTTCCGAATCCCCTGCGTACCATCTTGGTGGTCTGTAAAGGCAATATTTGTCGCAGCCCGTTAGTCGAGGCCTATCTCAAGCATCAGGTTGAAAAGCATGGGTTGCCCATTACGGTCGAGTCGGCCGGGCTTGAAACTTCGTATGGAAAGACGGCGCATCCGCTGGCGCAACTCGTCGGGACGCAGTGTGGACTCTTGCTGAGCCAGCATGCCACGCAACAGCTGCACAAGGAGCAAGTTGAACGGGCGGATATGATCGTGGTCATGGAGTGGCGGCAGCGACGCCGCGTGCTCAAGCTATACCCTCAGGCCAAGCAGAAGGTGTTTTTGCTTCGCCAGTTTTACGATCAGTCAGTGCGAGAGGTTGCTGACCCCTACAGTGGAACACTGGAAGATTTTCAGACCTGCTTCTCGATGATTAAGCAGGCCTGTGATGTATTGGTGATGCAGATGTTGCCCCCGGGCAAGCAAGCATAGGATTGAATTGATTTGATCGAAACGCGAGTGCAGATGGCAAGGATCAAGGGAGGCCCGGCATCGACATGAGTTTGCGAACAAGACTGTTCAACATCTATTGGACGCTGCGGGGCGCCATTGTGCCGAAGCTGAGATATTCCCAGTACTCGTACGAGGAATCGCTGAAACGGTATGTGGCGCCATCAGTTGAATGGGTGGAGATAGGATGTGGACACTCCATCCTTCCCAGCTGGCGAGCGAATGAAGAGCGCCAGCTGGTAAAAACCTGTAAGGCGATATTTGGCATCGACTATGATCTTCCGTCTCTCAAAGCGCATCCCAACATCGCCAAAAAACTGCGCGGCGATGTCACCAAGTTACCCTTTAGAAACGAAGCGTTCGACCTGGTAACCGCAAATATGGTGGTCGAGCATCTTGACAATCCAGACGAACAGTTTAGGGAGATTGGGCGCATCCTTAAGTCGAAAGGCGTGTTCTTGTTTCACACCCCGAACGCATTCGGCTATGGGGTTATCTTATCCAAGGTCGTGCCTGAGTGGCTCAAGGGCAAGCTTATTTACCTGCTAGAGGGTCGCGCGGAGCATGATGTTTTCCCTACGCACTACAAGGCGAATACCGAGGCTCAAGTCAGGGCGCTTGCTCAAGCGAATGGCTTCGAGGTTCTGCAGCTTGATTTGCTTGCCACGGATGCCATCTTTGCCATGCTTCCGCCACTGGCGGCCTTGGAATTGTTGTGGATACGGTTGCTCATGACCCAGCCTTTCCGGAACCTCCGAACAAATATGATTGTGGCACTGAGAAAAGCGGCATAACGTGGCAGGGACAGTTTCCAGTGCTGTGATCGAGACCTCTGCTCAATGATACATTCCAATCAACAGATGGCCGGTGGACCTCGATTTGGGGCTACGGTTCGAGCTTTGCCAGTTCCGAAGGAGTCCAATGTCGGATTCTATCTCGTCATGTTGGCAATGCTCTTTGAGTTTGGACGGCCGCAGGACGTACTCCCTCCGCTCAAAGCGATCCCGATTCCAACCTTGTTAGACGTGTCCGTTCTTATTGCGGTCTTGGTTTCCGGCAGAGCGACTTTTTCTAACCTGCAAACAAAGCTTTGGATGGGACTCCTCGTTTTCATGGCGATGTGGGTTCCGTTTGCTAACAACAACTTTTGGGCGTTCATGACGTTCAAAGAGATGACGTTATACTTTTTTTTCTATTTGGGAATTGTCACCTTCGTGAATACCACCAGCCGAATGCAGAAGCTGATATTCATGTGGCTAGGCGTGCATGCCGTTCTTGGCATAAATGGAATCTTGCATCATGGGCAAGGAGTTGGTGGGTGGCTAGGAGACGAAAATGATTTCGGGATGGAAATGAATGTGGCAGTTCCGGTCGCATTCTTCATGTACCAAGCGGCAACAAACCAGCGGTCGAAGTTGCTCTATATGGTGTTGTTGGGCCTCTTTGTCATGTCCGTGGTCGCGACATCTTCGCGAGGTGCATTTCTTGGTTTGCTTGCGTTAGGAACCTATTGCTGGCTGTACTCACCCAGAAAGGTCATGTCGCTGCTCCTGGGCATCTGCCTTGTTGGCCTTGTCCTCGTCGCTGCGCCACAGGAATATTGGGATCGCATCAGTTCCATCACCGATGATAATACTATGGAAACCGGTACGGCAGGGCAGCGGATGTTCACCTGGGGCATCGGGTGGGAGATATTTACTGCTAATCCTATTTTCGGGATCGGTCAGGGAAACTTCCCGTGGACAATCGGTGAGTACATGGGAGGGCGCACTTGGCAAACCAAATCATTGGCTGGCCGCCAGGCGCATTCCCTCTACTTTACACTGCTGCCCGAACTCGGACTTGTCGGAGTGATTATTTTCGGCACGATGGTCTATCTCAACTATCGAGATACCAGGGTGAGTCAGTTCTTGCCTGTTGCGGCTCGTGGTATGGCTGGACGGAACGGCAAGGAAGAGGCAAAGGACCCTCAAGTGGCACGAGCCATCCTATTCGGGAACGCGATTTTAGGCGGCATGATAGGGTATCTCACGACCAGCGCCTTCATCTCCACTCTCTATTACCCAACCTTTTGGATCCTGATGGGGCTGGCCGTGGCCCTTCGAAATTCAACTCAGGCGTATACTGTCAGCCAGCCTGGCACTAGTGCCGCCCCAACTTTTACGCCGAAAGTGTCTCTTTGGGATCGGCCAAGACCTGTAAGATTACGGCACTGATCGTCGGGCTGTGCGAGGCGATCCGAAGAGGCTGGGTTGTCCCCTCTGTGCGTCTTCGATGAGCAGAGCATGCAGGGTATCCCGTAAAAATGATTCAAACAATTCTGTTTCTTTCGACCAGTAGTGGGCCCGGTGGAGCCGAGCGAGTCATCAGCAACCTGGCTACTTCCCTTGATCCTGCGCGATATCGGGCCGTCCTCTGTTTGTTTCGTCAGGGATGGATACAAGAACGAAGCGAAAGTCGTGGAGTTCGTACTCATATTATTCCCACGTGCGGGATGACAGACTGGCGCTGGGCACTTCGATTTAGACGGCTGCTGGATGAGGAGCATGTCGACCTGATTCACGCGCACGAGTTTGATGCAAATGTGCAGGGGGCGTTCGTCGCGGCCATTTGCGGGATTCCCCTGGTCGCGACCGTCCACGGAAAACACTACTTCTGGGAAAAATGCAGGCGTCGCCTTGCGTATAGATGGGTCAGTCGGCAAGCGACTATGGTGGCGGTTTCAGAGGATTTGAAGCAGTTTATTGTGGAGAACGTGGGGGCTTGTCCGGAGCGGATTACAGTTCTCTATAACGGTGTGGATGTGCCAATGCCTCCAAGACAGGCTGAGGTTGATGCGTGCAGAAAAGAGTTGCGCTTACCTCATGGGGATCAGATTGTTGGTGTCGTGGGGAATTTGTATCCCGTGAAGGGACATCAATATCTGATCGAGGGGATCCCCGCAGTTCTGAAAAAATGTCCCAATACCTCCTTCATCTTTGCCGGGAGGGGGCAGCTTGAAAAAGAGTTGAAGGATCAAGTCCACCGGCTTGGCCTGGACGAGCGAGTACATTTTCTCGGCTTGCGGCAGGATATCTCGACAATTCTTGCTTTGCTGGATGTTTTCGTTCTTCCCTCGTTATCTGAGGGACTTTCGATGGCAATCTTAGAGGCGATGATGGCAGGAAAGCCTGTGATTGCTACCCGGGTCGGCGGGAATCCTGAAATCGTGCTCGACGGTGAGACGGGCTTTCTTGTCCCGCCGCGTGATAGTCAGACCTTAGCGGACCAGTTGGTAACGTTGTTGACTAATAAGGAACAGGCGGCCCAGTTTGCAGCGAGAGGCAAACGTCGCGCCGAAGGGCAATTCAGCTTGCAGACCATGGTGCATGCATATCAATCGCTCTACGATAAATGTCTGCGGTCGAATCCATAGCACGACCTGAGAGCTGGTGAGCGAATGTATTACAGGGATGTCGCTTCTAATGAGAAAGAATGGGCGTCATGATGACGGAAGCCGGCACGCAACAGACAACGAGGCAAGGCCCCCGTGTGAAGGTCTGTCATGTAGCGATGGGCGATTTATGGGCCGGAGCGGAAGTCCAGCTGTTAGCACTTATGACCTACCTGGTAAGGTCGGACGAATTTGAATGGTCTGTGATTCTGTTCAATGAGGGCAGACTGGCTGAGGAACTTCGTAAGCTCCCGCTTTCAGTCTCAGTCATTCCTGAGGCGCATCATACCCCTATTGCGATAGCGAAACGACTGGCCAAGACCTTTCGACACATTCGACCTGATATTGTGCATACCCACAAATACAAAGATTCCATTCTTGGCGCCGCCGTCGCGCGATATGTGGGGGTACCTCACACAGTCAGGGTCGTGCATGGAATGCCTGAACCCTTCAGCGGATTGAGAAACCTGAGAATGCTTTTCTATACGATGCTCGACAGGTTTGTGAGCCGGCTGCTCATCGATAGGGTGGTTGCCGTATCATCGGATATCGAAAAGCAGTTGGTCGAGATCTATGGCCCGAATCATGTGGTACGCATCCACAATGGTATTGATTTGGACGCTGTGCAGGTAAGTACTCCGAGGCTCCAGAAACGCAGAGAATGGCGCTTAGACGAAATGGTCACCCTGATCGGAACCGTAGGGCGGCTTGTTCCGGTAAAAGGCCATGCTGTATTGCTGGAGGCGCTACGAATCTTGCGTGGGGCGAATCGCAATGTGATGCTACTAGTGGTTGGAGATGGCCCCCTGCGCGGACAACTTGAGTCGGAGATTGCACGACTGGGTTTGGAGAAATCCGTAATATTCGCGGGCCACCACTCGCCGGCCTATGATTTCATCAACATGATGGACGTGTTTGTCTTGCCATCGCTACATGAAGGCATTCCCATGGTGTTGCTTGAGGCACTGGCCCTGAGGCAGCCTGTTGTGGCGACTCGCGTGGGTGGAATCCCGGAGGTAATCACCCATGGAGAAACGGGCTTGCTGGCAGAGCCGGCAGATGCGTTGTCGCTGGCAAAGTTTATTCAACAATTAGTCGAGGACAAGTCTATGGCGGCGCGTATTGGTAAGGCCGGGCGAACCCGTGTAGAGGAGGAGTTCAATGCGCGTACTATGGCCGAAAAAACAGTAGGATTGTATAAGAAGGTATTAGGCAATGTTGTTTCAAACAGCAACCCGGTAAGCTGACATCATGACAAATCTATTTGGTATCATCTGCCTCATTGTGTTGGGTGTGATATCGTTTTTCTCTCTCTACCAATTAGGCCATGCGATTCTCGCGATTTTATATAAGACTTCTCCATCCGACCAAAGAAGAGCCCGCACGACTCGTTTCCTGATTCTAATTCCTGCCCACAATGAAGAAGATGGGTTGCCGGAGACTCTGCAGAGTCTGGCCGCCCTCCAATATCCCAAGGACCTGGTTCATATCGTGGTGATTGCGGATCGCTGTGCTGACGATACGGCAAGGGTCGCGCGGGCGGGTGGTGCTCAGTGTCTGGAACGCAATGAAGGGCCTGGTGGAAAGGGTGCGGCCATGTCCTGGGCGATGCAGGTGTTACGGAAGGAAGGTGTGGTATTCGATGCGCTCGTCATCGTTGACGCAGACTGTCTTGCAGATTCCCGGTTGTTAGAGGCCTTTGACGATGCTCTTGCAAAAGGACATGAAGTCCAGCAGGGGTACAATTACCTCTCCAATCCATGGGAAACTCCGTTTACCCGTGTGATTGCGGTCACGAGTGTCCTGCGAAACTTCCTGTTTTATGGAGGAAAGGAGGCAATCGGCTGTTCCGCAATGTTGAGCGGAACGGGGATGTGCTTGAGTCGATCCGTTGTGGATCAGCATGGGTGGTCGGCGTTCTCGGTAGCGGAAGATTGGGAGTTTTCGGTTTCACTGCTGCTAAATGACGTCGTGATTCATTTCAACCCCTTGGCTCGTGTCTTTGCCAGGGAGTCTAAAGGGCTCAAGCAGGCTTCACGCCAGAGATTGCGATGGGCGACCGGTAAGTATGCGGTCATGACAAACGGGGCACGCCGTCTTTTCTTGCAAGGATTGGCACGCGGGAAAGTGAATCTTATTGACGGGGCTGTGACCTTGGCCGCTCCAAACTATTCGAG from Nitrospira sp. ND1 includes the following:
- a CDS encoding DUF5989 family protein, giving the protein MGEFLTELWAFMKERKKFWLLPIIVMLVLLGSLIVLTQGSAVAPFIYTLF
- a CDS encoding glycosyltransferase family 2 protein gives rise to the protein MWLVEWIFWSSLVFMFYAYAGYLLALVVLSCFRNRPVLVGDIQPMVSFVITAYNEEARITEKIENSLQQQYPRERLEIVVASDCSSDRTDDIVRSYAPSGVRLVRAQERRGKEAAQKLAVSQTNGEILVFSDVATTLPSHGIANIVKSFNDPTVGCVSSVDQFVDAQGNLSGEGAYVKYEMLLRRLETRVNTLVGLSGSFFAARRSVCSPWADDLQSDFNTLLNSMKAGLRGVSDPASVGYYKNLTDEKKEYQRKVRTVLRGIAVLMRSLPMLNPFRYGIFAWQLFSHKLCRWLVPFAMIGALVSNIVLAIDSLPYRILLLGHIAFYAIAAVYTTCAWMPKSNVFRLPSFFVLVNLSIIDAWMRYFRGDRVFRWEPSKR
- a CDS encoding class I SAM-dependent methyltransferase; translation: MSLRTRLFNIYWTLRGAIVPKLRYSQYSYEESLKRYVAPSVEWVEIGCGHSILPSWRANEERQLVKTCKAIFGIDYDLPSLKAHPNIAKKLRGDVTKLPFRNEAFDLVTANMVVEHLDNPDEQFREIGRILKSKGVFLFHTPNAFGYGVILSKVVPEWLKGKLIYLLEGRAEHDVFPTHYKANTEAQVRALAQANGFEVLQLDLLATDAIFAMLPPLAALELLWIRLLMTQPFRNLRTNMIVALRKAA
- a CDS encoding glycosyltransferase family 2 protein, whose amino-acid sequence is MTNLFGIICLIVLGVISFFSLYQLGHAILAILYKTSPSDQRRARTTRFLILIPAHNEEDGLPETLQSLAALQYPKDLVHIVVIADRCADDTARVARAGGAQCLERNEGPGGKGAAMSWAMQVLRKEGVVFDALVIVDADCLADSRLLEAFDDALAKGHEVQQGYNYLSNPWETPFTRVIAVTSVLRNFLFYGGKEAIGCSAMLSGTGMCLSRSVVDQHGWSAFSVAEDWEFSVSLLLNDVVIHFNPLARVFARESKGLKQASRQRLRWATGKYAVMTNGARRLFLQGLARGKVNLIDGAVTLAAPNYSSQASMTLFALVCSLFLSQEPAWGFLLPWSLAVLGSLGGYFLLGAMHTQSPLKTLAGIPYIAVFLPWRLSIEILGFLGFGRKGWGRTFRDSATRRNTPGT
- a CDS encoding ATP-grasp domain-containing protein — encoded protein: MKVLITDGNERAALAVTRALGRQEVEVIVGAESQRSLAGSSRYCRQGIVYPSPYQEPERFIGTLMEAVRTHRVDALIPLSDIAMHVLGPEKAQFERYTHFPAPSPQAFQEISDKYRLMQQAITEGVAIPDTIFVPDGRVERVVQGIVDFPVVVKPGCSLVKDGRRWTKTSVCYAESPEELLRLYRERPYLQQPSLIQQRVIGEGQGLFVLMQEGTPLGMFAHRRLRERPPSGGVSVLRESIALPKAMVDATLKLLQRVKWHGVAMVEFKVDAATRRPLLMEINGRFWGSLQLAVDAGVNFPLHLLNMAMGVCETIPENGYRVGVKSRWLLGDLDQLAMRIKKSDRALNLPPGAPSRLQALMSFCRFFERNTFYEVERLDDLGPSRFEIMRYLKLA
- a CDS encoding DegT/DnrJ/EryC1/StrS family aminotransferase; this translates as MKVQRTLPPSAAPIEWQDLLQGLLGLVRPKVTVERLQDEFRQHFGVKHVWFVSSGKAALSLILRALHSLSGRSKVVLPGYTCFSVPSAVVRARMSVALCDLDPLSLEFDFAQFSKVSDSSVLSVVVTHLLGIGVDVSRIVDLCRQRGIFVVEDVAQAFGGECNGVPFGAMGDVSFLSFGRGKNITCGSGGAILTNDDRIGKALAREYAQLPEVSLVDMLRNWLEVALTKVLINPSLYWLPVGLPFLKLGETKFYTDFPVARLDPIRAGLLRRWKRRLANSTASRVGHSEQMLRSLALSKVQTIKPSGRAQSVYLRLPVLMRSKQEKDAVCRTSADQGLGISPLYPSSLQYIAELRDTLSSQNVPQSTMIAERLVTLPTHELVSDSDLVRICSVIQAAQRVDGAATIRRPDIPNGQRHAPELPRNI
- a CDS encoding low molecular weight protein-tyrosine-phosphatase, whose protein sequence is MKRAVNGALDHWRYRSLVHSQVFPNPLRTILVVCKGNICRSPLVEAYLKHQVEKHGLPITVESAGLETSYGKTAHPLAQLVGTQCGLLLSQHATQQLHKEQVERADMIVVMEWRQRRRVLKLYPQAKQKVFLLRQFYDQSVREVADPYSGTLEDFQTCFSMIKQACDVLVMQMLPPGKQA
- a CDS encoding glycosyltransferase family 4 protein yields the protein MMTEAGTQQTTRQGPRVKVCHVAMGDLWAGAEVQLLALMTYLVRSDEFEWSVILFNEGRLAEELRKLPLSVSVIPEAHHTPIAIAKRLAKTFRHIRPDIVHTHKYKDSILGAAVARYVGVPHTVRVVHGMPEPFSGLRNLRMLFYTMLDRFVSRLLIDRVVAVSSDIEKQLVEIYGPNHVVRIHNGIDLDAVQVSTPRLQKRREWRLDEMVTLIGTVGRLVPVKGHAVLLEALRILRGANRNVMLLVVGDGPLRGQLESEIARLGLEKSVIFAGHHSPAYDFINMMDVFVLPSLHEGIPMVLLEALALRQPVVATRVGGIPEVITHGETGLLAEPADALSLAKFIQQLVEDKSMAARIGKAGRTRVEEEFNARTMAEKTVGLYKKVLGNVVSNSNPVS
- a CDS encoding polysaccharide deacetylase family protein, which codes for MYHRVLTKSEVARYPVQPGMYVLDTVFAEQMSFVRRNFTVLSLQELLDLWQRGEWSAQARYCVITFDDGWLDNYRHAYPVLKQLRMPATIFLPTDYVGRNEWFWPDQMAFLWQAIADRKQRGEATKAVEEVLSGCLDGDMSCVIPTMADHQRAADEIIERCKHLPIDRIRKLVHTLASALDVTLPLDRVIVNWDEVREMSREGVSFGSHSCTHRIMTTITSDEVSEELLRSRQVLVDQGINYVPVFCYPNGNSDASIEGLVKASGYEAAVSVRMGLEGRGPENGYAIRRVGIHNDISDTIPLFSFRLFGPQPGSA
- a CDS encoding glycosyltransferase family 4 protein — encoded protein: MIQTILFLSTSSGPGGAERVISNLATSLDPARYRAVLCLFRQGWIQERSESRGVRTHIIPTCGMTDWRWALRFRRLLDEEHVDLIHAHEFDANVQGAFVAAICGIPLVATVHGKHYFWEKCRRRLAYRWVSRQATMVAVSEDLKQFIVENVGACPERITVLYNGVDVPMPPRQAEVDACRKELRLPHGDQIVGVVGNLYPVKGHQYLIEGIPAVLKKCPNTSFIFAGRGQLEKELKDQVHRLGLDERVHFLGLRQDISTILALLDVFVLPSLSEGLSMAILEAMMAGKPVIATRVGGNPEIVLDGETGFLVPPRDSQTLADQLVTLLTNKEQAAQFAARGKRRAEGQFSLQTMVHAYQSLYDKCLRSNP
- a CDS encoding O-antigen ligase family protein, producing MLAMLFEFGRPQDVLPPLKAIPIPTLLDVSVLIAVLVSGRATFSNLQTKLWMGLLVFMAMWVPFANNNFWAFMTFKEMTLYFFFYLGIVTFVNTTSRMQKLIFMWLGVHAVLGINGILHHGQGVGGWLGDENDFGMEMNVAVPVAFFMYQAATNQRSKLLYMVLLGLFVMSVVATSSRGAFLGLLALGTYCWLYSPRKVMSLLLGICLVGLVLVAAPQEYWDRISSITDDNTMETGTAGQRMFTWGIGWEIFTANPIFGIGQGNFPWTIGEYMGGRTWQTKSLAGRQAHSLYFTLLPELGLVGVIIFGTMVYLNYRDTRVSQFLPVAARGMAGRNGKEEAKDPQVARAILFGNAILGGMIGYLTTSAFISTLYYPTFWILMGLAVALRNSTQAYTVSQPGTSAAPTFTPKVSLWDRPRPVRLRH
- a CDS encoding SxtJ family membrane protein; its protein translation is MDTMVGKKELRNFGLMVGGIFFLIGVWPMIRYGEGIRLWAIVPGSLLVPLGLAAPTVLAPLFKAWMKVGHVMGWINTRIILGILYFGLITPMGVIMRMFGWDSMRRALSRDAESYRVVRQARPRNHMTRQF